A region of Paractinoplanes abujensis DNA encodes the following proteins:
- a CDS encoding ATP-binding protein, which produces MSDDGAVRYAPAASLVWRNRVTRALSWLPRPLDPVRSIKMKIIMVLLAGGLSGLIWFYLWLGWFPIWTGVTATIIGVTIVQFLARGMTSPLREMTAAARAMAQGDYDRRVRATAADEVGELAAAFNHMAADLAAADRQRRELIANVSHELRTPITALQGLLENIVDGVARAEPEMMQTALAQTERLGRLVTELLDLSRIDAGVAPLKRHPIDVPSFLDGVVREAEVNAAGSGRDVRFEVAAAEIVVTGDRERLHQVFANLLDNAARHSPPGGTVQVRAERHDEHVLIAVTDEGEGIPPEERDRVFERFTRGERPGGGGTGLGLAIARWVVQLHHGTIAAVDPERRGCQINVELPLIRK; this is translated from the coding sequence GTGAGTGACGACGGCGCCGTCCGGTACGCCCCGGCCGCGAGCCTGGTGTGGCGCAACCGGGTGACCCGGGCGCTCAGCTGGTTGCCGCGCCCGCTCGACCCGGTCCGGTCGATCAAGATGAAGATCATCATGGTGCTGCTGGCGGGCGGTCTCAGCGGTCTCATCTGGTTCTACCTGTGGCTGGGCTGGTTCCCGATCTGGACGGGTGTCACCGCCACCATCATCGGCGTGACGATCGTGCAGTTCCTGGCCCGCGGCATGACCTCGCCGCTGCGCGAGATGACGGCCGCGGCCCGGGCGATGGCGCAGGGTGACTACGACCGCCGGGTGCGCGCCACCGCGGCCGACGAGGTCGGTGAGCTGGCCGCCGCGTTCAATCACATGGCGGCCGACCTGGCCGCGGCCGACCGGCAGCGGCGCGAGCTGATCGCGAACGTCTCGCACGAGTTGCGTACGCCCATCACCGCTCTGCAGGGTCTGCTCGAGAACATCGTCGACGGGGTGGCCCGGGCCGAGCCCGAGATGATGCAGACCGCGCTGGCTCAGACCGAGCGGCTGGGCCGGTTGGTCACCGAGCTGCTCGACCTGTCCCGCATCGACGCGGGGGTGGCCCCGCTCAAACGGCACCCGATCGACGTGCCGTCCTTCCTGGACGGTGTGGTGCGCGAGGCCGAGGTCAACGCGGCCGGCTCGGGGCGGGACGTCCGTTTCGAGGTGGCCGCGGCCGAGATCGTCGTCACGGGCGACCGGGAGCGGCTGCATCAGGTGTTCGCCAATCTGCTCGACAACGCGGCCCGGCACAGCCCGCCCGGCGGCACCGTGCAGGTGCGGGCCGAACGCCACGACGAGCACGTGCTGATCGCGGTGACCGACGAGGGTGAGGGCATCCCGCCCGAGGAGCGCGACCGGGTGTTCGAGCGGTTCACCCGCGGCGAGCGGCCGGGCGGCGGCGGCACGGGGCTGGGGCTGGCGATCGCCCGCTGGGTGGTGCAGCTGCATCACGGCACGATCGCCGCGGTCGACCCCGAACGCCGGGGCTGCCAGATCAATGTGGAACTCCCACTTATCCGGAAATAA
- a CDS encoding response regulator transcription factor: METERRVLVVEDERTIAEAVAARLRAEGFVVEVAGDGPSAVDAARRTPPDVVVLDVMLPGFDGLEVCRRLQAERPVPILMLTARDDETDLLVGLAVGADDYMVKPFSMRELAARVHALLRRAQKTTAEPKGPPTLRFGDLEINQSERRVLRSGVEAHLTPTEFDLLVHLAAHPRTVLPRERLLADVWGWADASGTRTVDSHIKGLRRKLGSDLIRTVHGVGYALEVER, translated from the coding sequence GTGGAGACGGAGCGGCGCGTTCTGGTCGTCGAGGACGAGCGGACCATCGCGGAGGCGGTTGCGGCGCGGCTGCGGGCCGAGGGCTTCGTGGTGGAGGTGGCCGGGGACGGGCCGAGCGCGGTCGACGCGGCCCGGCGGACGCCGCCCGACGTGGTGGTTCTCGACGTCATGCTGCCCGGTTTCGACGGGCTCGAAGTGTGCCGGCGGCTGCAGGCCGAGCGGCCGGTTCCGATCCTCATGCTGACCGCCCGCGACGACGAGACCGACCTGCTGGTGGGTCTGGCAGTGGGCGCCGACGACTACATGGTCAAGCCGTTCTCGATGCGGGAGCTGGCGGCCCGGGTGCACGCGCTGCTGCGGCGGGCCCAGAAAACCACCGCGGAGCCCAAGGGCCCGCCCACACTGCGGTTCGGCGACCTGGAGATCAACCAGTCCGAGCGGCGGGTGCTGCGTTCCGGGGTGGAGGCTCATCTGACCCCGACCGAGTTCGACCTGCTGGTGCATCTGGCCGCCCACCCCCGTACGGTGCTGCCGCGGGAACGCCTGCTGGCCGACGTGTGGGGCTGGGCCGACGCGTCCGGCACCCGTACGGTCGACAGCCACATCAAGGGGCTGCGCCGCAAGCTCGGGTCGGACCTGATCCGTACGGTGCACGGGGTCGGTTACGCCCTCGAGGTCGAGCGGTGA
- a CDS encoding sensor histidine kinase, whose amino-acid sequence MAGQVGSVLAVVAVLAALAAAVVAVVRLRARRGIATAMQRATYDVLHTAALAADPLRAGLSPGTAAKAARPLRTLVGATGLTITDGQTCLAFDGRGSHHSDQFTAAAVRALDSQRSIVLAASDLPCDRVDCVVRGAVVAPLASRPDGRAAAALVAVADDHPAPGLVQATLEAARWAGSQLALAELDSSRERLAKAEVRALRAQISPHFIYNALTAIGSFVRTDPERARELILEFAEFTRYSFRAHGDFTTLAEELRSIDRYLTIERARFGDRLQVRLQIAPEVLPVGLPFLCLQPLVENAVRHGLSRKPGVGMVSIEAQDAGAECHITVEDDGVGMDPAVFAAGMPETDDGQHVGLANVDERLRSVFGDHFGLVVETALGAGTKVSMRVPKFHPGVRA is encoded by the coding sequence GTGGCCGGACAAGTGGGCAGTGTGCTGGCGGTAGTGGCCGTTCTGGCCGCGCTCGCCGCCGCGGTGGTGGCCGTCGTACGGCTGCGCGCCCGGCGCGGCATCGCCACCGCCATGCAGCGGGCCACCTACGACGTGCTGCACACGGCCGCACTCGCTGCCGACCCGCTGCGCGCCGGGCTCAGCCCCGGCACCGCCGCCAAGGCCGCCCGCCCGCTGCGCACCCTGGTCGGCGCGACCGGGCTGACGATCACCGACGGGCAGACCTGCCTCGCGTTCGACGGCCGCGGCAGCCACCACAGCGACCAGTTCACCGCGGCCGCCGTACGGGCCCTGGACTCGCAACGCTCGATCGTGCTGGCCGCCTCCGACCTGCCCTGCGACCGGGTCGACTGCGTCGTGCGCGGCGCCGTGGTGGCCCCGCTGGCCAGCCGCCCCGACGGCCGGGCGGCGGCCGCGCTGGTGGCCGTGGCCGACGACCACCCCGCACCCGGGCTCGTGCAGGCCACCCTGGAAGCCGCCCGCTGGGCCGGCTCCCAGCTCGCGCTGGCCGAACTCGACTCGTCACGCGAACGCCTGGCCAAAGCCGAGGTGCGGGCGCTGCGGGCCCAGATCAGCCCGCACTTCATCTACAACGCGCTCACCGCGATCGGCTCCTTCGTCCGTACGGACCCCGAGCGCGCCCGCGAACTGATCCTCGAATTCGCCGAGTTCACGCGCTACTCGTTCCGGGCCCACGGTGACTTCACGACGCTGGCCGAGGAGCTGCGCTCGATCGACCGCTACCTCACGATCGAGCGCGCCCGGTTCGGCGACCGGCTGCAGGTCCGGCTGCAGATCGCCCCCGAGGTGCTGCCGGTCGGCCTGCCCTTCCTCTGCCTGCAGCCGCTGGTCGAAAACGCCGTACGGCACGGCCTGTCCCGAAAACCGGGCGTCGGTATGGTGAGCATCGAAGCCCAGGATGCCGGCGCCGAATGCCACATCACGGTGGAGGACGACGGAGTCGGCATGGACCCGGCGGTGTTCGCCGCGGGCATGCCCGAGACTGACGACGGGCAGCACGTGGGCCTGGCAAATGTGGACGAACGACTGAGGTCGGTCTTCGGCGATCATTTCGGCCTGGTGGTCGAGACCGCGCTCGGAGCCGGTACGAAGGTGAGCATGCGAGTGCCGAAGTTCCATCCCGGGGTCCGCGCATGA
- a CDS encoding DUF485 domain-containing protein codes for MATDDSNGPERPVRTRVVLGEAAARRRPADRAGTDLAEQTPIGEALVKGLMRAQLALALRLALVVVTGLGALPLLFAVAPGVGGVKVFGVYLPWLLLGLLSFPFLIGVGWAYVRWAERNEQDFVALIRRPEQ; via the coding sequence ATGGCCACCGACGACTCCAACGGACCGGAGAGACCCGTCCGTACGCGTGTGGTGCTCGGCGAGGCGGCGGCCCGCAGACGCCCCGCCGACCGGGCCGGCACCGACCTGGCGGAGCAGACCCCGATCGGTGAGGCCCTGGTCAAAGGGCTGATGCGGGCCCAGCTGGCGCTCGCGCTGCGGCTCGCGCTGGTGGTGGTGACCGGCCTGGGCGCCCTGCCGCTGCTGTTCGCGGTGGCCCCGGGCGTGGGCGGGGTCAAGGTCTTCGGCGTCTATCTGCCCTGGCTGCTGCTCGGCCTGTTGTCGTTCCCGTTCCTGATCGGCGTGGGCTGGGCCTATGTGCGCTGGGCGGAACGCAACGAGCAGGACTTCGTCGCGCTCATCCGCAGGCCCGAGCAGTGA
- a CDS encoding LytR/AlgR family response regulator transcription factor, protein MSLVVLAVDDEPPALDELAYLLNADGRVGHVHRAGDATEALRVLRDTEVDAVFLDIRMPGLDGMELARILRRFARPPAIVFVTAYDDGAVDAFDLGVTDYVRKPVRAERLGESLRRVAGARPVPAPAPAPPVDEPTIPVELAGTTRMLPRSSVRWVEAQGDYARLHTSDASHLVRVSLATLAERWADAGFVRIHRSYLVQIRLIAELRLTGSGYVVSVDGIELPVSRRHTRELKDRLIRAAKHDWTR, encoded by the coding sequence ATGAGCCTTGTCGTGCTCGCCGTGGACGACGAGCCGCCCGCCCTCGACGAGCTGGCCTACCTGCTCAACGCCGACGGCCGGGTCGGCCACGTGCACCGCGCCGGCGACGCCACCGAAGCCCTGCGCGTGCTGCGCGACACCGAGGTCGACGCGGTTTTCCTCGACATCCGCATGCCCGGCCTGGACGGCATGGAGCTGGCCCGCATCCTGCGCCGTTTCGCCCGGCCCCCGGCCATCGTGTTCGTCACCGCGTACGACGACGGCGCCGTGGACGCCTTCGACCTGGGCGTCACCGACTACGTCCGCAAACCCGTACGAGCCGAACGCCTGGGCGAATCCCTGCGCCGGGTCGCCGGTGCGCGCCCCGTCCCCGCGCCGGCCCCGGCCCCGCCGGTCGACGAGCCCACGATCCCCGTCGAGCTGGCCGGCACGACCCGCATGCTGCCCCGCTCGTCGGTCCGCTGGGTCGAGGCCCAGGGCGACTACGCCCGCCTGCACACGTCGGACGCGTCCCACCTGGTCCGGGTCTCCCTGGCCACCCTGGCCGAACGTTGGGCCGACGCCGGTTTCGTGCGTATCCACCGGTCATACCTGGTGCAGATCCGCCTGATCGCCGAACTACGCCTGACCGGCTCCGGCTACGTGGTCTCCGTGGACGGCATCGAACTCCCGGTCAGCCGCCGTCACACCCGCGAGCTCAAAGACCGCCTGATCAGAGCGGCCAAACACGACTGGACGCGCTAA
- a CDS encoding sodium/solute symporter → MNPYLVPGLIVVVLVTVGIGVYGLRFARTTSDFLVASRSVSPAWNAAAISGEYLSAASFLGVAGLILRYGVDVLWYPVGFAAGYLALLLFVAAPLRRSGAFTLPDFCEVRLGSPLLRRLASVFVVFIGCLYLVPQLQGAGLTFTTVTGGSYAWGALLVGVVVTANVALGGMRAITFVQAFQYWLKLTALAVPVIFLALQWQSDGRPAVTPGPGATFPVATTVVLEQDALVDGVALEKGQQLSYDAGAPVPEVSSVDANFGPDWLRPGGDASLFATYSLILATFLGTMGLPHVLVRFYTNPDGASARRTTLVVLGLVGTFYLLPTLYGVLGRIYTPQLLMTGRTDAVVLLLPEAALGGGHLGQLLGALVTAGALAAFLSTSSGLLTSVAGVVFTDVLRAGRGGSIRDFRLATVLAAAVPVLLSLYVSNMDVSRVVGLAFAVAASSFCPLLVLGIWWRRLTDVGAVAGVLAGGGASMAAVLITVLGPPLDGWPADAVGQPAAWTVPLAFVVMIGGSLLTSRRVPRDVGATMLRLHAPESLRV, encoded by the coding sequence ATGAACCCGTACCTGGTCCCGGGTCTGATCGTCGTGGTGCTGGTGACGGTCGGCATCGGCGTTTACGGCCTGCGCTTCGCCCGCACCACGTCGGATTTCCTGGTCGCGTCGCGGTCGGTGAGCCCGGCCTGGAACGCCGCGGCGATCAGCGGCGAATATCTCTCGGCGGCCTCGTTCCTGGGGGTGGCCGGGCTGATCCTGCGCTACGGCGTCGATGTGCTCTGGTATCCGGTGGGCTTCGCCGCCGGCTATCTGGCCCTCTTGCTGTTCGTGGCCGCGCCGCTGCGCCGGTCGGGCGCCTTCACGCTGCCCGATTTCTGCGAGGTGCGCCTCGGTTCGCCCCTGCTGCGCCGTCTGGCCAGCGTGTTCGTGGTGTTCATCGGTTGTCTCTACCTCGTGCCGCAGCTGCAGGGGGCGGGGCTCACCTTCACCACGGTCACCGGCGGCTCGTACGCCTGGGGCGCGCTGCTCGTCGGGGTCGTGGTGACCGCGAACGTGGCGCTCGGCGGCATGCGCGCGATCACCTTCGTCCAGGCCTTCCAGTACTGGCTCAAGCTGACCGCCCTGGCCGTCCCGGTGATCTTCTTGGCGCTGCAGTGGCAGTCCGACGGGCGCCCGGCGGTCACCCCCGGGCCCGGCGCGACCTTCCCCGTGGCCACCACCGTCGTGCTCGAGCAGGACGCGCTGGTCGACGGCGTCGCTCTGGAGAAGGGTCAGCAGCTCAGCTATGACGCCGGCGCCCCGGTGCCCGAGGTGAGCAGTGTGGACGCCAACTTCGGCCCGGACTGGCTGCGCCCCGGCGGCGACGCCAGCCTGTTCGCCACGTATTCGCTCATCCTGGCCACTTTCCTGGGCACCATGGGGTTACCGCACGTGCTCGTCCGGTTCTACACCAATCCCGACGGCGCCTCGGCCCGGCGCACGACCCTGGTGGTGCTCGGCCTGGTCGGCACCTTCTATCTCCTTCCCACCCTGTACGGGGTTCTGGGGCGCATCTATACCCCGCAGCTGCTGATGACCGGGCGCACCGACGCCGTGGTGCTGCTGCTGCCGGAGGCCGCGCTGGGCGGCGGTCATCTCGGCCAGCTGCTCGGCGCCCTGGTCACCGCGGGCGCCCTGGCCGCCTTCCTGTCCACCTCGTCGGGTCTGCTGACCAGCGTGGCCGGGGTGGTCTTCACCGACGTGCTGCGGGCCGGGCGGGGCGGTTCGATCCGTGACTTCCGGCTGGCCACGGTGCTCGCCGCCGCGGTGCCGGTGCTGCTCTCGCTGTACGTCTCCAACATGGACGTCTCGCGCGTGGTCGGCCTCGCGTTCGCGGTCGCCGCCTCCAGCTTCTGCCCGCTGCTGGTGCTCGGCATCTGGTGGCGGCGGCTGACCGACGTCGGCGCGGTGGCCGGGGTGCTGGCGGGCGGGGGCGCGTCGATGGCGGCCGTCCTGATCACCGTGCTGGGCCCGCCGCTGGACGGCTGGCCGGCCGACGCCGTGGGTCAGCCCGCCGCGTGGACCGTCCCGCTCGCGTTCGTCGTCATGATCGGCGGGTCGTTGCTGACCAGCCGCCGGGTTCCCCGCGACGTCGGCGCGACCATGCTGCGGCTGCATGCGCCGGAGTCGCTGCGGGTTTGA
- a CDS encoding DUF4153 domain-containing protein gives MLTVAAVAGAAAVAALSLPLDSAGIGWLITAIAAVVAVSLAGPAKVVAGPKPLVDRPLPRFRAEQAGWAAATVALLAVGTFRSAGWLFALCVVVATLTTALTLVAGRSMRSIFVAYLLPFLAAFRAMPWLAHGLSRPNRSGRIVATAAVSVVLLLAFGGLLASADSTFATALERLVPDLGVDTIFRWIFLGGFAAMGVGGAAFLRVAPPDVSRLDRTEGRKVHRWEWAVPLGLLTVLFGLFVAVQAVTLFRGDFGVQEYADEARSGFWQLSWVVGLTLLVLAGAARWAPRAEPADRLLIRVILGALTALTLVIAATAIHRIVLYTAEYGLTRLRLLVFCCELWFVFVLLLVLIAGRRIRAPWLPRLAVAAGVAALIGLAVANPDGMIAERNLRPSGDRPIDLSYLGDLSPDAVPALTGSDRLTNTQLICVLGRMNTGTMTMSDDWRSWNVGLARARVLISTHGNPTYDCTP, from the coding sequence ATGCTCACCGTCGCGGCGGTCGCGGGGGCCGCCGCGGTGGCCGCGCTGAGCCTGCCGCTCGACAGCGCCGGCATCGGCTGGTTGATCACCGCGATCGCCGCGGTGGTGGCCGTGTCCCTGGCCGGCCCGGCGAAGGTCGTCGCAGGCCCGAAGCCGCTCGTCGACCGCCCGCTCCCCCGGTTCCGGGCCGAGCAGGCCGGGTGGGCCGCGGCCACTGTCGCTCTGCTCGCCGTGGGCACTTTCCGCTCCGCGGGCTGGCTGTTCGCGCTGTGCGTGGTCGTCGCTACCCTCACCACCGCGCTCACGCTGGTGGCGGGCCGCTCGATGCGCAGCATCTTCGTGGCGTACCTGCTTCCGTTCCTCGCCGCCTTCCGCGCGATGCCGTGGCTCGCCCATGGTCTGTCCCGCCCCAACCGAAGCGGTCGCATCGTCGCCACCGCCGCGGTCTCGGTGGTCCTGCTCCTCGCGTTCGGCGGGCTGCTGGCCTCGGCCGACAGCACGTTCGCGACCGCACTGGAACGGCTCGTCCCCGACCTGGGCGTAGACACGATCTTCCGGTGGATCTTCCTCGGCGGGTTCGCGGCGATGGGCGTGGGCGGCGCCGCGTTCCTGCGGGTCGCCCCGCCCGACGTGTCGCGGCTCGACCGCACCGAGGGCCGCAAGGTGCACCGCTGGGAGTGGGCCGTCCCGCTCGGCCTGCTGACCGTCCTCTTCGGGTTGTTCGTCGCGGTCCAGGCGGTCACGTTGTTCCGGGGCGACTTCGGCGTGCAGGAGTACGCCGATGAGGCGCGCAGCGGTTTCTGGCAGCTCAGCTGGGTGGTCGGCCTGACCCTGCTCGTCCTGGCCGGGGCGGCCCGCTGGGCGCCGCGGGCCGAACCGGCGGACCGGCTGCTGATCCGGGTCATCCTCGGCGCGCTGACCGCTCTCACGCTGGTGATCGCCGCGACCGCGATCCACCGGATCGTGCTCTACACCGCCGAGTACGGCCTGACCCGACTGCGCCTGCTGGTCTTCTGCTGCGAGCTGTGGTTCGTGTTCGTGCTGCTCCTGGTGCTGATCGCGGGCCGCCGGATCCGGGCCCCGTGGCTGCCCCGGTTGGCCGTGGCGGCCGGTGTGGCCGCCCTGATCGGGCTGGCCGTGGCGAACCCGGACGGCATGATCGCCGAGCGCAACCTGCGGCCGTCCGGCGACCGCCCGATCGATCTGAGCTACCTGGGCGACCTTTCCCCCGACGCCGTGCCCGCGCTGACCGGCAGCGACCGGCTGACCAACACGCAGCTCATCTGCGTGCTCGGGCGGATGAACACCGGCACCATGACCATGTCGGACGACTGGCGCAGCTGGAACGTCGGCCTGGCCCGCGCGCGCGTCCTGATCTCCACTCACGGCAACCCCACGTACGACTGCACCCCTTGA
- a CDS encoding ABC transporter permease yields the protein MLNGMRGRPARIALFVLGVVMSGFFAIAGYAIFAIPGVAGDERAAGLLLQLGGAALVVGWLLLPLIFFGVDESLDPARFALFPLRRRTLITGLFAAALTGLPALSTLAATAGMVNTAAGLGGAGAAIVQLVGILGGLALCVAVSRAVTSAFATALRSRRSRDLAVVLFAVLAALLGPLQLALLAGAERADWNAFAVLADVLGWTPLGAPYAVGMDVVEGRLWAVPLRFLIIAATIAGLLRWWSMTLENAMLGTESRGRAGRDEDIASPTGLLLGRRLPRTRFGALVARETRYWWRETRRRAALITFCVAGLFLPLSLSLSGGSVGPVSAFVGAIAAIALANQFGYEGSAYAANITAGVPGRVEIHSRATAHALFVLPLLLLVALVVGVVSGRPERIAGDLGLLIATYGTGLGLVLPMSVRAAYALPESTSPFAVSSGGGMAKGLLTFGVMIGTLVVTVPLQILSYVLGDVWLWIGLPAGAAFGAAAYLIGSGVAGEWLDRRSPEVLAAVISS from the coding sequence ATGCTCAACGGCATGCGCGGACGCCCGGCCCGGATCGCGCTGTTCGTCCTCGGTGTCGTCATGTCCGGATTCTTCGCGATCGCGGGTTATGCGATCTTCGCGATTCCCGGGGTGGCGGGTGACGAGCGCGCCGCCGGTCTGCTGCTCCAGCTGGGCGGCGCGGCCCTGGTCGTGGGCTGGCTGTTGCTCCCGCTCATCTTCTTCGGCGTCGACGAGTCGCTCGACCCGGCCCGGTTCGCGCTGTTCCCGCTGCGCCGCCGCACCCTGATCACGGGCCTGTTCGCGGCCGCGCTGACCGGCCTGCCCGCGCTGTCCACACTGGCCGCCACGGCCGGCATGGTGAACACCGCGGCCGGCCTGGGCGGGGCCGGGGCGGCGATCGTCCAGCTGGTCGGCATCCTCGGCGGCCTGGCCCTGTGCGTCGCCGTGAGCCGCGCAGTGACCAGCGCGTTCGCCACCGCCCTGCGCTCGCGCCGGTCGCGTGACCTGGCCGTGGTGCTGTTCGCCGTGCTGGCCGCGCTGCTCGGGCCGCTGCAGCTCGCGCTCCTGGCCGGGGCCGAACGGGCCGACTGGAACGCGTTCGCCGTGCTCGCCGACGTGCTGGGCTGGACCCCGCTGGGCGCACCGTACGCGGTGGGGATGGACGTGGTGGAGGGCCGCCTGTGGGCCGTGCCGCTGCGGTTCCTGATCATCGCCGCCACGATCGCCGGGCTGCTGCGGTGGTGGAGCATGACGCTGGAGAACGCGATGCTCGGCACCGAGAGCCGGGGCCGCGCCGGTCGCGACGAGGACATCGCCTCACCGACCGGGTTGCTGCTCGGCCGGCGCCTGCCGCGCACCCGCTTCGGTGCGCTGGTGGCCCGCGAGACCCGCTACTGGTGGCGCGAGACCCGGCGCCGGGCCGCGCTGATCACGTTCTGTGTGGCCGGGCTGTTCCTGCCGCTCTCGCTCTCGCTGAGCGGCGGGTCCGTCGGGCCGGTGTCGGCCTTCGTGGGGGCGATCGCGGCGATCGCGCTGGCCAACCAGTTCGGGTACGAGGGCAGCGCGTACGCGGCCAACATCACCGCGGGAGTGCCGGGGCGGGTCGAGATCCACTCCCGGGCGACGGCCCACGCCCTCTTCGTGCTGCCCCTGTTGCTGCTGGTCGCCCTGGTCGTGGGCGTGGTGTCGGGACGGCCGGAGCGGATCGCGGGCGACCTCGGGCTGCTGATCGCCACGTACGGCACCGGTCTCGGCCTGGTGCTGCCGATGTCGGTGCGAGCCGCCTACGCGCTGCCCGAGTCGACCAGCCCGTTCGCCGTCTCGTCGGGGGGCGGGATGGCCAAGGGCCTGCTCACGTTCGGCGTCATGATCGGCACGCTGGTCGTGACCGTGCCGCTGCAGATCCTGTCCTACGTCCTGGGCGACGTGTGGTTGTGGATCGGCCTGCCGGCGGGCGCGGCGTTCGGCGCCGCGGCGTACCTCATCGGGTCCGGAGTGGCCGGCGAGTGGCTCGACCGGCGGTCACCCGAGGTGCTGGCCGCCGTCATCTCTTCTTGA
- a CDS encoding flavin reductase family protein, translated as MTIHSTDPFATPDEEKSAVRRLRGRLAAPVTLWTAAGPAGLTVSSTLVADGDPGRVLGLIDDESDFWDAAEQSRRFAVVALTPADRQLADRFAGLMPAPGGLFAGADWIDTDFGPVPAGTRTWAGCRLESSRAVGWALLVEAVIETVEAGPSPEPLIHYRGRYRTLGG; from the coding sequence GTGACGATTCATTCCACCGATCCCTTCGCCACTCCCGACGAGGAGAAATCCGCGGTGCGGCGGTTGCGCGGGCGGCTGGCCGCCCCCGTCACCCTCTGGACCGCCGCCGGGCCGGCCGGGCTGACCGTGTCGTCGACGCTGGTCGCCGATGGTGACCCGGGCCGGGTGCTGGGCCTGATCGACGACGAGAGCGATTTCTGGGACGCGGCCGAGCAGAGCCGCCGGTTCGCCGTGGTCGCGCTGACCCCGGCCGACCGGCAGCTGGCCGACCGGTTCGCCGGGCTGATGCCCGCGCCGGGTGGCCTGTTCGCCGGGGCCGATTGGATCGACACCGACTTCGGTCCGGTGCCCGCGGGCACGCGGACCTGGGCGGGCTGCCGGCTCGAGTCCTCGCGGGCCGTGGGCTGGGCGTTGCTCGTGGAGGCGGTGATCGAGACGGTCGAGGCCGGGCCGTCGCCCGAGCCGCTGATCCACTATCGCGGTCGATATCGCACGCTGGGCGGTTGA
- a CDS encoding DUF485 domain-containing protein: MTTEVPSSSTERYRAVQDSEEFGRLRKAVRSFVFPMTVAFFLWYALYVLLSAYARGFMGAKIVGNINVALIFGLLQFVTTFLIAWHYSRYAARKIDPLADKIHAELTTGDGTAAPAAPADQKSED; the protein is encoded by the coding sequence GTGACTACCGAAGTGCCCTCGTCCTCCACCGAGAGGTACCGGGCCGTCCAAGATTCCGAGGAATTCGGCCGGCTGCGCAAGGCCGTGCGCAGCTTCGTCTTCCCGATGACGGTCGCGTTCTTCCTCTGGTACGCCCTCTATGTCCTGCTCTCCGCGTACGCGCGCGGTTTCATGGGCGCCAAGATCGTCGGCAACATCAACGTCGCGCTGATCTTCGGCCTGCTCCAGTTCGTGACGACGTTCCTGATCGCCTGGCACTACTCGCGCTACGCGGCCCGCAAGATCGACCCGCTGGCCGACAAGATCCACGCCGAGCTCACTACGGGCGACGGCACCGCGGCGCCCGCCGCTCCCGCTGACCAGAAGAGCGAGGACTGA
- a CDS encoding ABC transporter ATP-binding protein gives MTVPVPRTGDQPAAMSLRGLVKRFDTKLAVSDVTLEVPAGSFYGLLGPNGAGKTTTLSMAVGLLRPDAGQAVLLGSDVWADPAAAKARLGVLPDGLRLFDRLTGPELLAYHGLLRGMDAATVDQRARELLDVLELGTGNRTLVVDYSAGMRKKIGLACALLHAPRLLVLDEPFEAVDPVSAARIREILQRYVAGGGTVIFSSHVMEVVERLCSHVAILSDGVLRLHGTLGAVRGDRSLEEVFVQVVGGRVSTGSELAWL, from the coding sequence ATGACGGTGCCGGTTCCACGTACGGGGGATCAGCCCGCGGCGATGTCGCTCCGCGGGCTGGTCAAGCGGTTCGACACCAAGCTGGCGGTCTCCGACGTCACTCTCGAGGTGCCCGCGGGTTCCTTCTACGGGTTGCTCGGGCCCAACGGCGCGGGCAAGACCACCACGCTGTCGATGGCCGTGGGCCTGCTGCGGCCCGATGCCGGTCAGGCCGTGCTGCTCGGATCGGACGTGTGGGCCGACCCGGCCGCGGCCAAGGCCCGCCTCGGGGTGCTTCCCGACGGCCTGCGCCTTTTCGACCGGCTCACCGGCCCGGAGCTGCTGGCCTATCACGGCCTGCTGCGCGGCATGGACGCCGCGACCGTCGACCAGCGGGCCCGTGAGCTGCTCGACGTGCTCGAGCTCGGCACCGGCAACCGCACCCTGGTCGTCGACTACTCGGCCGGCATGCGCAAAAAGATCGGGTTGGCCTGCGCGCTGCTGCACGCGCCACGCCTGCTCGTGCTGGACGAGCCGTTCGAGGCCGTCGATCCGGTTTCGGCCGCCCGCATCCGCGAGATCCTCCAGCGGTACGTGGCCGGGGGCGGCACGGTGATCTTCTCCAGTCACGTGATGGAGGTCGTCGAGCGGCTCTGCTCGCACGTGGCGATCCTCTCCGACGGCGTGCTGCGCCTGCACGGCACGCTCGGCGCGGTCCGGGGCGACCGGTCGTTGGAGGAGGTCTTCGTGCAGGTCGTCGGGGGCCGGGTCAGCACCGGCTCGGAGCTCGCGTGGCTGTGA